CGGCTTCCTCCTTGAGTTCTGCTCTTCCAATGTATTCTGAACTTCATCTGCAGTCACTGGATACAGTAACGGCGCTGTCAGTTGCAGGAAGAAACTCATACGCAGCATAGTTGGTTGGAACAATTGACAGAACACTGCAATTTGCGGTTCATACAGGATGATGATCAGCAATCGGTTTGTggtctcttttctttttacgTTTTATGAATTTTTGGACTATGTCGAGTGACTATTAGCTGATAGTGCTGTATTTCAGTGAAGGGTTACTATCATGAACATCTTTTTCCAATTTCCATACCTTTTCAGAGCAAGCATGAAGAGATAATCAAGCCGCATGAACATGAGAAGGTATGTGGTGCAAACCATCTACCCCATGCAACCTTGGAAACTATGAATTAAggccacaagatgctaatccaatggatagggttaATAGTAGGATTATTTTACACTTAAGCCCCCCACACTGTCTTGGACTCACTGGAAGAAGATGCTGCGTAATTAATCCTAAAACTTGGACCACAAAAGATTTTCTTTTATGGCAGTTATCAACCAACAAATGTAAAtggcattttttttcaaatttgacTGAACAAGCTTGTCGGATTGTTGGAAATGAACTGCAATTCTGATATGCTGCTGTTTTTTCCTCTTTGACAAATTTTGATGCGGCAATTCTTATACGTGATGAAGGTTGATGTGCTCTGGGATTGGGAGATGGGAGCACATCAAGATTAGCATGCTGAGTGCAGCAAGGAAACAAGCAAGTAATGCAGTCAGGAGGGAGGTGGACGAACCTGAGGTAGCCGAGCAGGGCTCTGCGTGCTCCACCTCTTCCAAGGACGACGAGGTAGTGGTGGTGGACGACTCCTCCTGCGCATCTCTCACCTCGAGCACCGACACCGGGCTCGAGCTCTGCGCGTCGCACTCCGCCGCCGGCATTCTCCTGCGGCGGCCCGAGCCCGACGAGGGCcccgcctcctcgtcgccgaACAGCAGCCTGCGGCAGTGCCCGTTCCTCCCCTGTTTCCTGGCCCCGTCCGCGTCCGGTCCCCTCTCGCCACGCCGCGTCTTCGGCTCCGCGGCTGCGAGCAAGAACTCCAGCTCCTCCCTGGCGTCGTCGCTCCCGCGGCGGTCGCCCTCGGGGCTGAAGCTGAGGAGCAGGAACTCGTCGCTCTCCTCCCTCAGGTACGCCGGCTTCTCCCTCAGCGACGCCGACGCCCGGACCACCCGCGGCTGGTGGCGGTGCTGCTGCGCGTCCCAGGGGCTTGGCGACCCCTCCGCGGAACTCGCGGAGCGGCTCCGCCGCAGCGGgagaggcggcgtcggcgtcggcgtcggctgGGCGTGCGGCGCCTCGGCCGGCATCGCGTCCAGACCCATGAGCCTGGCCACAATGCAGGGGCTCCTCGGCTCCGTTTCCGGCGTGGGGAGGTGGCGGGGTGtcggtgcggcggtggcgggaccGTCGGCATTGCCGGCGCTGCGCGCgcagaggaggcggcgcaggaagTCGAGCGCGAAGCCGGACGACGACGCCAGCGTCGCCATGAGAGCGCGTCTAGAATTCGGGTGCGTGCTGATGCCGGTGAGCACGGGTCCGCGTGGAGTGGGAGGAACGGTGTTGGCTGGTGGTGGCGTTGCTGGTTTGAACTGGGAACGGAGGGAAAGCAGTCAAagcaggggagggaggaagaagcaggCAAACGGAATAGAAAAAAGGCCAGGCTTGTTGCAAAAAAGAGTGGGACAATGTTAACCAGTGTTCTTTAGGATTTGACCCGCTTGAGCGACATGAATTTCATCAAAATCTTTCCCCTTTCAAATAGTTACTGCCATTTTACCTCTTTTATTTGAAAAACGGAAAGCTTTGCAAGTATCAAATACCCTTCTTTGTCAGGGGTTGCATCTACGATCTACCCGTTGTTAGTAGATAGATGCTCCTCTAGATGGCATAGTTTCGACCTAACCACATAAAAGGTGCCTGCCACAAGCGAGCCAAGCCTGTTGAAGCGCAGTTTGTTTGGTATTTGAATTTGAAACCCTCAAAGTAATTTTTCGTCAACCTTTTGCTGTCCTTGTTCTTGTTACACAAAAGAAAGAGCACTATATTCGCTAATTTTGAGCTTTGACAATGCTTTTGGAAAACGCATGGTGGACTAAACATAAACAGGTGGCAAAGGGTACAAAGTGCAGGTTCCAGTGTTGAGTGTGAAACGCGCAAAGCGGAAAAGGAAGGAGAGTGGGAGGAGGTTTCCCGTGGCGTTGCGGGCGGGGCGGGCACTCCGTTTGAAAGCACGCGAGGTCCATGCGCGGCCGCCGTAAGCCATAACTGCCGGCCTGCTGCTCACTAATCGTGGTTGGCTTGGCGTCGCCGCGCCGCTGTTGCGGACGAGAGAGCTGGCTGGTGGGGCCGGGTCCAGCGGGGCCCACGTAAGGAGGCTTTCTTCGTCTGCGCTCCGGGCCCGCACGCGGCAGCGTTTGTTTGAAACCCGGCCCACTCGGGGGGAGGGGATGGGAAGGCCGAAGGGGGGCCCTGCCAGGACTTTTGGCTCCTCCTGACTGACCATCCATGCATGATCCATCCGAGCCAGCAGTCAGGTCAGCGTCTGTCTGAACGCCAACTGCCACTGGCGAGCAGAGTAGCAGGCTGCCGCTGATCTTGCTGGTCGATCG
This sequence is a window from Setaria italica strain Yugu1 chromosome III, Setaria_italica_v2.0, whole genome shotgun sequence. Protein-coding genes within it:
- the LOC101772264 gene encoding uncharacterized protein LOC101772264, with the protein product MATLASSSGFALDFLRRLLCARSAGNADGPATAAPTPRHLPTPETEPRSPCIVARLMGLDAMPAEAPHAQPTPTPTPPLPLRRSRSASSAEGSPSPWDAQQHRHQPRVVRASASLREKPAYLREESDEFLLLSFSPEGDRRGSDDAREELEFLLAAAEPKTRRGERGPDADGARKQGRNGHCRRLLFGDEEAGPSSGSGRRRRMPAAECDAQSSSPVSVLEVRDAQEESSTTTTSSSLEEVEHAEPCSATSVTADEVQNTLEEQNSRRKPHADLDQFDNPSPARSSCHASSRSSDRERRNRRVVNKDEVIAPDVTTIWQPICRLVEEDLKNMKWLVRDGADVVADMESGILDHLVREIMDELVQGRPVHPSPLRSKKQLGVKNFQTRRTIGCY